CAGCTACGTCTACCTCGGCGTCGACGGCGGCACCAGCACCTGGACGCCCGGCACCGGCGGCGCCTACCAGAAGCTCACCGTCGGCTTCACCACCGGCGCGGCCCAGACCAGCGCCACCGTGTACACCCACGGCTGGTACGGCCAGGGCACCTACTACGCCGACGACGTCTCGCTGGACGGCCCCGGCGCGCCCGCCAGCCCGTCCCCGTCGGCCAGTGCCAGTGCCTCGCCGACGGCCAGTGTCTCGCCGACGGCCAGTGCCTCGCCCACCGCGACCAAGTCGCCCACGGCCACCTCCTCGCCGACCGCGACGGCCACCCCCACCAGCACCGGCACCCCGACCGCGCCGCCGCCCGGCACCCACTCGCTGGTCGGCTACCTGCACGCGAGCTTCGCCAACGGCGCCGGCTACACCCGGATGGCCGACGTCCCGGACTCCTGGGACATCATCAACCTCTCCTTCGGCGAGCCCACCTCGATCACCTCCGGTGACATCCGCTTCAACCGCTGCTCCGTGTCCGAGTGCCCGACCGTCGAGTCGGACGCCGACTTCAAGGCGGCGATCGCCGCCAAGCGCGCCCAGGGCAAGAAGGTCCAGCTCTCGATCGGCGGCCAGAACGGCGAGGTCCAGCTCACCACCACGGCGGCCCGCGACACCTTCGTCAGCTCGGTCTCCGCGATCATCGACAAGTGGGGCCTGGACGGCCTCGACGTCGACTTCGAGGGCCACTCGCTCTCGCTGAACACCGGCGACACCGACTTCAAGAACCCGACCTCGCCGGTCATCGTCAACCTGATCTCCGCGCTGAAGACCCTCAAGGCCAAGTACGGCGCCGGCTTCACGCTGACCATGGCCCCCGAGACCTTCTTCGTCCAGCTCGGCTACCAGTACTACGGCTCCGGCCCCTGGGGCGGTCAGGACCCGCGCGCCGGCGCCTTCCTGCCGGTCATCTACGCGATGCGGGGCGACCTCACCCTGCTGCACGTCCAGGACTACAACTCCGGCTCGATCATGGGCCTGGACAACCAGTACCACTCGATGGGCGGCGCCGACTTCCACGTCGCGATGACCGACATGCTGCTCAAGGGCTTCCCGGTGGCGGGCAACACCGCCAACATGTTCCCGGCCCTGCTGCCCAGCCAGGTCGCGATCGGCATGCCGGCCACCACCAACGCGGGCAACGGCTACGTCAGCCCGGCCGAGGTGGACAAGGCGCTCGACTGCCTGACCAAGCTCGCCAACTGCGGCACCTACGTGCCCAAGGCCGGAGCCCAGCCGAACCTCCGCGGTCTGATGACCTGGTCCATCAACTGGGACCAGTTCGGCGGCAAGGAGTTCTCCAAGAACTTCGACAGCTACTTCGGCTGACCGCCCCGGGCCGTGCGCCCGACAGCCGGTGCACCGGTACCGCCGCCGACGCGGCGCCGGTGCACCGGCTGCGCCGCGTCCCCGCCGTGCTCCCGGCGAGCTCCCGCCGTGCCGCTCCGGCGCCGGCCGGGCCGCCGAGGGGGGACGCCGAGCGGGGGCCGCCGAAAGAGCCGGAAAAGTCGGAGGGCCCCTCGCTCTCGCGAGGGGCCCTCCGACCGTCTGTGCGCCGCCAGGGACTCGAACCCCGGACCCGCTGATTAAGAGTCAGCTGCTCTAACCAACTGAGCTAGCGGCGCCTGTCTGACCCGGAGAACATTACCTGGTCAGCGGCGGAATCCGCCAATCCGTACCGGAGCGGACCGGCGGGTCAGGGAGTGAGTACCACCTTGCCGCGGACGTGGCCGCCGGCGACCAGGCGGTGGGCGTCCGCGGCACGCTCCAGCGGG
The sequence above is drawn from the Kitasatospora sp. NBC_00315 genome and encodes:
- a CDS encoding chitinase → MRRTASPTNHRRRPARLAAAGTAWAVAAAGAVGLALGTAPTASAGEFLSNGGFESNALAPWSCTGGTGSVVTGQAHTGTYALAGAASASDSAQCSQTVTVAPNTAYTLTAYVKGSYVYLGVDGGTSTWTPGTGGAYQKLTVGFTTGAAQTSATVYTHGWYGQGTYYADDVSLDGPGAPASPSPSASASASPTASVSPTASASPTATKSPTATSSPTATATPTSTGTPTAPPPGTHSLVGYLHASFANGAGYTRMADVPDSWDIINLSFGEPTSITSGDIRFNRCSVSECPTVESDADFKAAIAAKRAQGKKVQLSIGGQNGEVQLTTTAARDTFVSSVSAIIDKWGLDGLDVDFEGHSLSLNTGDTDFKNPTSPVIVNLISALKTLKAKYGAGFTLTMAPETFFVQLGYQYYGSGPWGGQDPRAGAFLPVIYAMRGDLTLLHVQDYNSGSIMGLDNQYHSMGGADFHVAMTDMLLKGFPVAGNTANMFPALLPSQVAIGMPATTNAGNGYVSPAEVDKALDCLTKLANCGTYVPKAGAQPNLRGLMTWSINWDQFGGKEFSKNFDSYFG